One stretch of Weissella koreensis KACC 15510 DNA includes these proteins:
- a CDS encoding RusA family crossover junction endodeoxyribonuclease yields the protein MDEKSSEIVNKGYSFVIPIEPMPAPRARSSKNGGYFNDDYSIWRKRIELWLTEYLSQTKFEMIFYLSGSQEGYKTVRDIKSGQPRDDNGRLRGKLRSDFQGWELGLTFVLKRPEGEIRSYPTNKSDLDNMVKGAVDSLFEHPAFKQTGLNDSFIQITKAMKRYTILDSDEVPHIEVTMRYL from the coding sequence ATGGACGAAAAATCATCAGAAATAGTGAATAAAGGCTATAGCTTTGTTATCCCCATAGAACCTATGCCCGCACCTCGTGCGCGTTCTAGTAAGAATGGTGGGTATTTCAATGACGATTACTCAATATGGCGGAAAAGAATTGAGTTGTGGTTAACGGAATACTTGAGCCAGACTAAGTTTGAGATGATTTTTTACTTATCAGGAAGCCAAGAAGGATATAAGACTGTTCGAGATATTAAGAGCGGTCAACCACGTGACGATAATGGACGTTTAAGGGGTAAATTACGTTCTGATTTCCAAGGATGGGAATTGGGCTTAACTTTTGTATTAAAGCGTCCAGAGGGCGAAATACGCAGCTATCCCACTAATAAATCCGATTTGGATAACATGGTTAAAGGTGCAGTCGATTCATTGTTTGAGCACCCTGCTTTTAAACAGACAGGTCTCAATGATTCGTTTATTCAAATTACAAAAGCAATGAAAAGATATACGATATTAGATTCAGATGAAGTGCCACATATTGAAGTGACGATGAGGTATTTGTAA
- a CDS encoding heavy-metal-associated domain-containing protein, translating into MANIKVTMQLDDLSCPSCMIKIQKALSGQSGLSDIKVLFNASKIKLNLDDTLNDVDQIKIILNHLGYPVQRVTVKE; encoded by the coding sequence ATGGCGAATATTAAAGTGACAATGCAATTAGATGATTTATCTTGTCCATCATGTATGATTAAAATTCAAAAAGCATTATCTGGACAATCAGGTTTATCAGATATAAAAGTGCTTTTTAATGCCAGTAAGATAAAATTAAATTTGGATGATACGCTTAATGATGTTGATCAAATTAAAATAATTTTGAATCATCTTGGTTATCCTGTCCAGAGGGTCACAGTAAAGGAGTAA
- a CDS encoding VOC family protein, which translates to MRTHHISLLTENVDRNFHFYTEILGLRFIKNSVNQAKPLRRHIYYGDFLGTPGTVVTFFPIDHFHERFDGLNFFSGIHFSVPTESIDFWKMRLANFDIKSNLDDKGRLHFVDYDNIPIRLQETNKVNFDWHINRMSDVDADFQITGVVGAEMHVPDIDKTIKFFDELLEIKTYDNIIKLDDGEALELIPTDKNTEKSKFGWGSTDHYALGVESESDLKYFWNKAKKLGYTQELFVDRGYFKSAYFIEPNGNRVELATNNPGFTLDESILELGTTFALPPKFESQRELLLEHYAKKNVSFNQVKPYISNENMDEFKTNFSKIDGKFNR; encoded by the coding sequence ATGAGAACACATCATATATCTCTGTTAACAGAGAATGTTGACAGAAACTTTCATTTTTATACTGAAATTTTAGGTTTAAGATTTATTAAGAACTCTGTTAATCAAGCAAAGCCTCTAAGAAGGCATATATATTATGGCGACTTTCTAGGTACTCCTGGAACGGTAGTTACTTTCTTCCCCATTGATCATTTTCATGAACGATTTGATGGTTTAAACTTCTTTAGTGGTATTCACTTTTCTGTTCCCACGGAATCAATCGATTTTTGGAAAATGCGTCTTGCTAATTTTGACATTAAATCAAATTTGGATGACAAAGGAAGATTACATTTTGTCGATTATGATAATATTCCGATAAGACTACAAGAAACCAATAAAGTGAATTTCGACTGGCATATTAATCGTATGAGCGATGTGGATGCTGATTTCCAAATAACTGGTGTTGTCGGTGCTGAAATGCACGTTCCTGATATCGATAAAACCATTAAATTCTTTGATGAATTACTTGAAATTAAGACATATGACAATATCATTAAACTTGATGATGGCGAAGCTCTTGAACTAATTCCGACTGATAAAAACACTGAAAAGTCGAAATTTGGTTGGGGTTCTACTGATCACTATGCTCTAGGCGTCGAAAGTGAATCTGATTTAAAGTATTTTTGGAATAAAGCAAAAAAGTTAGGATATACTCAAGAATTATTTGTTGACCGTGGCTACTTCAAATCAGCTTATTTTATTGAGCCCAATGGAAATCGAGTTGAACTAGCTACAAATAATCCTGGATTCACTCTTGATGAGTCAATTCTAGAACTAGGTACTACTTTTGCCCTGCCTCCAAAATTTGAAAGCCAACGAGAATTATTATTAGAACATTACGCAAAGAAAAATGTTTCTTTTAACCAAGTAAAGCCTTATATAAGTAACGAAAACATGGATGAATTTAAAACAAATTTTAGCAAAATAGATGGTAAATTTAATAGATAA
- a CDS encoding heavy metal translocating P-type ATPase, with translation MYAIQNLFKKFQKENLIGMTLLLILAFGFKFGNLINLSQIMMLLTALIGVLPILIRAFSALKYKSIAIELLISIAVIGALLIHEYDEAGIVVWLFAIGDWLQMIMMNKTRQSIRELMDTFPTTALKISTPDDRQYQEVDIDELVVDQYVLVKSGSTIPVDGVVVQGSSYVNEASITGESKPAHKKVLSKVFAGTIVNDGTIVVQVIKIGDETVFGKLIELIEDAQDSQTKEQRFVDKFARYYTPVILVLGIIVALWTKNMETAITVLVLGCPGALVIGVPVSTVMGIGMAAKNGIITKGAANFNILSRKNYFIFDKTGTLTVGEPTVVNIKNLLGDREHNIKLLASVENESNHPLARAILNIHNDDNALYLAQDVKSIAGQGMRAQINHKSILVGNQKMMKTENISIPSLVMNKSDSQVILVVDRQVHMVLMINDQLRPQIKENLDQIKQQGAKKLMLLSGDNQAAVDVVANKLPFDTAIGNLLPADKLAIVKKLQVQGESVVFVGDGINDGPALSQADLGIAMGGGTDIAIDVSDLVLVNSDPVQISLAIKIAHATMRNMKQNIFIALATVLILFVGLFTNYVDMSIGMLVHELSVLLVVINALSLNYLKSLF, from the coding sequence ATGTACGCAATTCAAAATTTATTTAAAAAATTCCAAAAAGAAAATTTAATAGGAATGACTTTATTACTAATTTTAGCTTTTGGATTCAAGTTTGGTAATTTAATTAATTTATCTCAAATAATGATGTTGTTGACAGCTCTAATAGGGGTGTTACCGATTTTAATACGGGCATTTAGTGCATTAAAATATAAGAGTATTGCAATTGAATTATTAATTTCAATTGCAGTTATCGGGGCCCTGCTAATTCATGAATATGATGAGGCCGGAATTGTTGTTTGGCTTTTTGCTATAGGCGATTGGTTACAAATGATAATGATGAATAAGACACGGCAATCGATCCGTGAATTAATGGATACATTTCCAACAACTGCTTTAAAAATTTCCACACCTGATGACCGTCAATATCAAGAAGTTGATATTGACGAACTAGTTGTTGATCAATATGTTTTGGTAAAATCTGGATCAACAATTCCTGTTGATGGGGTAGTGGTTCAAGGAAGTAGTTATGTTAATGAGGCTAGCATTACTGGTGAGTCAAAACCTGCTCATAAGAAAGTACTATCAAAAGTATTTGCGGGGACTATCGTTAATGATGGCACAATCGTTGTTCAAGTTATTAAAATTGGGGATGAGACCGTATTTGGTAAATTGATCGAGTTAATTGAGGATGCCCAAGATAGTCAGACTAAAGAACAAAGATTTGTCGATAAATTTGCACGATATTACACGCCAGTCATTCTTGTTTTGGGAATTATAGTTGCTCTATGGACTAAAAATATGGAGACTGCTATAACAGTGTTAGTTCTTGGATGTCCCGGAGCTTTAGTGATTGGAGTGCCTGTTTCAACGGTCATGGGTATTGGTATGGCGGCTAAGAATGGAATTATTACTAAAGGAGCTGCTAATTTTAATATTTTGAGTCGAAAGAATTATTTTATTTTCGATAAAACGGGTACTTTGACAGTAGGGGAACCAACAGTAGTTAATATTAAAAACCTATTAGGGGATCGAGAACATAATATTAAACTATTAGCTAGCGTGGAAAATGAATCGAATCATCCTTTAGCTCGTGCAATATTGAATATTCATAATGATGACAATGCTCTTTATTTAGCTCAAGATGTTAAAAGCATTGCTGGTCAGGGGATGCGAGCTCAAATAAATCATAAGTCTATCTTAGTCGGTAATCAAAAAATGATGAAAACAGAAAATATTTCAATTCCATCTTTGGTTATGAATAAGTCTGATTCTCAAGTAATATTAGTCGTTGATCGACAAGTGCATATGGTATTAATGATCAATGATCAACTTCGTCCTCAGATTAAGGAAAACTTAGATCAAATCAAACAGCAAGGAGCTAAAAAATTAATGCTTCTATCTGGAGATAATCAAGCTGCTGTGGATGTTGTCGCAAATAAATTACCTTTCGACACAGCTATCGGTAACCTGTTACCTGCTGATAAACTCGCCATTGTCAAAAAATTACAAGTGCAAGGAGAGTCAGTTGTCTTTGTAGGGGATGGTATTAATGATGGGCCAGCTTTAAGTCAAGCTGATTTAGGAATTGCAATGGGAGGCGGAACAGATATTGCAATTGATGTATCTGATCTAGTGTTAGTTAACTCTGATCCTGTCCAAATTTCTCTAGCTATTAAAATTGCACATGCAACAATGCGTAATATGAAACAAAACATATTCATAGCTTTGGCTACTGTATTGATCTTATTTGTAGGCCTTTTCACCAATTATGTTGATATGTCTATAGGAATGTTAGTACATGAATTAAGTGTCTTGTTAGTAGTTATAAATGCTCTAAGTTTGAACTATTTAAAATCATTATTTTAA
- a CDS encoding Crp/Fnr family transcriptional regulator, with protein MMSEHLCVQFVPLFQKLKQADQKEIEKLINHVVVQKGEVVYAPNDSQQLIILESGRLKVENLMENGDAHFQEIMQSGDFMGENWLFGAENNNVFLTAEELSQVCRIDAEQFRSLLIDLPQLSYELTKHMVRQINEVNRQNYYLTIYKIKDRIMAYFMDLSAEQESYTIQLTLSLKDTASYLGTTPETLSRKIQELTHQNKFDRIGINQFVLFEK; from the coding sequence ATGATGAGTGAGCATCTATGTGTGCAGTTCGTACCTTTGTTTCAAAAATTAAAGCAAGCTGATCAAAAAGAAATCGAAAAATTAATTAATCATGTTGTGGTTCAAAAAGGTGAGGTAGTTTATGCTCCAAATGATAGTCAACAGTTGATTATACTAGAGTCTGGGCGCTTGAAAGTGGAAAATTTAATGGAGAATGGGGATGCACACTTTCAAGAAATTATGCAGTCTGGTGATTTTATGGGTGAAAATTGGCTATTTGGTGCCGAAAATAATAATGTTTTTCTAACTGCAGAAGAATTATCTCAAGTTTGCCGAATTGATGCAGAACAATTTAGAAGTTTACTAATTGATCTGCCACAGTTGAGTTATGAATTAACTAAACACATGGTTCGGCAGATCAATGAAGTTAATCGCCAAAATTATTATCTAACAATCTACAAAATTAAGGATCGAATTATGGCTTATTTTATGGATTTAAGTGCTGAACAAGAAAGTTATACTATTCAATTGACATTGAGTTTAAAAGATACAGCTTCTTATTTAGGTACAACACCTGAAACGCTGTCTAGAAAAATACAAGAACTAACTCATCAGAACAAATTTGATCGAATAGGAATAAATCAATTTGTATTATTTGAAAAATAG